The sequence below is a genomic window from Kitasatospora kifunensis.
TTGCGGAACGCCGAGTAGTCGAGCACGGCGTCCACCTGCCCGGCAGCGCTGCCGGCGGCCGGCGTCAGCGAGACCAGCACACCGTTCACGCCTGCCTTGGCCGCCAGCGACCGGTCGTGCACCTCCACGTGCACCTGGGGTGCGTCGGGCGTGGTGCGCGGTGCCGTGACCGTCCCGGGATGGTCACCGACCGAGCGCAGCGTGACCGGCACCGGGGCCGGTCGGGTCGGGGCGGCGAGCGGGGAGGTGGTGGCCGCGTCGGGGTGAGAGGTGGCCGATCCGACCGGCACGTCGGCCTTCGCGGCGGCAGGCCAGTCGGCCGCCGCGGTGCTCCCGCCCGGCAATCCGCCCTTGATCGCACCCGTCCGCAGGTCCTTCAGCGGGAGCGGTTTGCTTGGTATGCGATGGTCCGACTGAATCTGCGGTCGTTCGCCCCTTTTCGCCACCGCGCCGGCATCCTGCATGCCGGTGGTCATCGCCAGCATCAGGGCCACGGCGGAAACAGAACCTCGTAGAAATCCGCGGTAAGCCCGTGGTCTATAACCAGAACTGCCTATGGACACGAAATATCCTCTCCAAAGGATACAAATTGGACACAAAGCTTGAACGGCAGATCGGACCATAGCGCCGCGAGAAAGGCTGCGGCAAAGGGCTCCTGTCGGCCGCTCGAGTGGCTCGGATAATCCGCTGCTAATGAGTTGCAGACCAAGATCACGAGACGTTAGCCTGTGGAGCCAACCGGATCGCCGGCAGGTCGCCGGCCGTTTTGCGGGTCCGCGGGGCTCCGGCCCCTCGGGGGGTTTCACGGGCGGTGTCGTCCCACCGTTCCACCGAGGATCAGCCCACAAATGAGACGTCCCAACCGAGCCGCGATATCCAGGCGAACAAGCCTGAGTCTGGTCGCGGCCATTGCGGCATTCACGGTCACCGTGCCGGTCGCGGCTGCCGCCCCGGCGGCCGGCCCGGCCTCCGCGCCGTCAGCCGCCTCCGCGAAGCAGTCGCAGGGCACGACACCGGCCGGCGCGACCAGCACGCCCGCGCCCGCCCCGATCGCGCCGGACGCCGGTGCGGCGAGCAAGAAGGCGAAGTCCACCGGCAAGCCCGTCGAGGTCGCCTCGCTGACCACCGAGGCCAGCCAGGTGATGGCCAAGCCGGACGGCAACTACGAGCTACAGACCTACGTCCACCCGGTCCGGGTGAAGCAGGACGGCAACTGGACCCCGGTCGACACCACTCTGGTCAAGCACGCCGACGGCACCATCGCGCCGAAGGCGGCGGCCAGCAGTGCCGTCTTCTCCGGTGGCGGCGTCGCGCCGGCCGTGACCCTCTCGCACGGTGACCAGAAGCTGGCCATGTCCTGGCCGACCACGCTGCCCACCCCGGTGCTCTCCGGCTCGAGCGCGACCTACCCGAGCGTCCTGCCGGGCGTCGACCTCCAGCTGACCGCGACCTCCGAGGCGTACACCGAGGTGCTGGTCGTGCACGACGCCAAGGCAGCGGCCGACCCGGAGCTGAAGGACCTTCACCTCGGCGTTTCCGGGACGAACCTGACCGTTCATCCCACTGACGACGGCTCGCTCTCCGCGACCGACGGCCAGGGCCAGGAGGTCTACCGCTCCTCGCCCGCGATGATGTGGGACTCCACGGACGAGCCGAAGGAGGGGCCCAAGCCCACGGCCACCGATCCCGGCTCCGGCCACCTCAGCAAGCTCGATGTGAGCACCAGCGGCAGCCCCGGCGCGACCGCCGCGCCCCAGCCCTCCGAGGCCGCGCCCGCTCCCACTCCATCGCCCTCCCCTGCGGCGGCGCAGACCACTGACGTGAAGCTGGCCGCACCGGACGCCGCCCTCAAGGGGCCGGACGTGCGCTACCCGCTGTACATCGACCCGTGGTTCGCGCCCGGCCCCGGCGCGTCGAGCACGTACTGGGTCAGCGTGTCCAACAAGGGCTACAACACCTACAACGTCAGCACCCAGGACGCGCGCGCCGGTTACTGCGGCTGGACCGGCTGCAACTACGACATCCTGCGTTCGTACTTCAACATGAACGTCTCGGGCATCCAGGCCCGCAACGGTGTCAAGGCGAACCTGACCAGCGCCCGGTTCTACCTCACCCAGACCCACGACGGGGCCTGCTCCAGCCAACCGACCGACCTGAACGAGTCGGGCTGGGTGGACGGCAATACCTCGTGGCCTGGCCCGCTCGGGCGTCAGCTGGACCAGCAGTCGTCGGACGCCGGTGGCAACTCCGACTGCCCGAAGAACTCCGGCGACCTCAACTTCGACGCCTCCAGCGGCGTGCAGGACGCGATCAACGGCAACTGGAGCATCCTGACGCTGGGTGTCCACGCCGACAACGAGAACGACGCCAACCAGTGGAAGCGGTTCGGCAACAACCCGCACCTGGACATCGACTACAACTACCCTCCCACCCCTGCCACCAACGTGTCGGTCTCGGGCGAGTTCGCCTGCAACGGCGTCAACTACGTCACGAACAACACCAACTTCACGGTCAACGCGCAGGCCTGGGACCAGAACCCCAACCCGCTGCCGCTGAGGTACTGGTTCGAGGTGTGGAACGACAGCAGCAAGCTCTCCTGGAACTGGAACTACGCCCCGGTACAGACCTCCTCGGGCGCGGTCGGCTCCTGGCAGTCCAACTACGGCACCTACCCGAACGGCAACTACCGGGTCCGGGCAACCGTGGAGAACGTGCCGCAGAGCGACCCGGCGCCCCCGGTCTGGGCCAACACCGGCGCGAGCGGCGACAATGACGGCAACTACAACGGTTCGATCGGCAACGCCGCACTGCACGGCTTCACAGTGCTGAACGAGACCATGCCCTCGCCCAAGGTCGCCAGCTACGACTTTCAGACCGATCAGTCCGGCAACCCGGTCTGGGGCCTGCCCCAGGGTACCGGCGGCCAGTTCGAGCTGAGCAACAACGGCAACAGCAACACGGCCGGCTACTCCTACGCGATTGACTCCGGCGGCTCGGTCGACGGCCTGACCAACGGCACCTGCAACTACAGCAGCCAGCGCACCGCCGGCGGCGCGGTGTACGGGATGATCCCCGACAGCGGTGGCTCCGCGGCTCTCGCCCTGCCCTCCGGCCTGTCGGTCGGTCACCACACCCTGTGGGTCAAGAGCTTCGACGCCGCGCACAACATGTCGCCGAGCGCGACCGCGTACGAGTTCTTCATCTCCCCGAACTACAACGTCCCGCAGGTCAAGTACGAGGCCGAGGACAGCAAGTCGGTGACCCTCGCGACCAGTGCCCCGAAGGGTGTCGCGACCGCTCCGACCACGTCGGTCCAGAGCTGGGGCCCCCAGGTCTGGTCCGGCGGGAGCCAGGTCATGTTCCTGGGCTCCGAGCCCGGTGACCAGTACAAGATGACCTTCAACACCACGCTGGACGCCGACTATGCCCTCGGGCTGCGCCTGACCAAGTCGACTGACTACGGCATGCTCCAAGCCGACCTGGACGGGACCGTCCTCGGCGACACCGGCACCAGCCCGTTCAACGGCTACACGTCCACTTGCTGCTCGACCGCCTTCCTGTCCTTGGGCGGCGCCCGGCTCACGCCCGGCCCGCACACTCTCACACTGACCGTCACCGGAACCGATCCCGGCACCGCCACCAGTGCCAGTCACGGGCGGTACTGGGCCGGTGTGGACTACATCAGCGCGATCCCGATCAACAACGCCGCCTACGCCAACTTCTCGTCGGCGATGAACAACCACGGCATCAGCGACGACGCCAACCCGGGCAGCGCCAACCTGGACCTCAGCGCCCGCAACCCCTCGGGTGACGCGGGCAGCACGACCGGCACCGGCAACTCGCTGTCCAAGCAGGCGATGAGCTCGGCCGGCCTGGGCGCCGGGAACTCGTTCACCACCTCGGGCATCAACTTCACCATGCCCACGCCGAACGGCTCCGGCAACGACAACGTCGTCGCCATGGGCCAGACCATCACGCTCGATCCCGCGCAGCAGGTACCGGCGAACGCGGTGGGTCTGCTGGTCGCCAGCGTCTGCGGCACCGCGCCGACGTCCAGTGCCACACTGACCTACACGGCCGGCCCGGCACCGGACAAGCCCATCACCTCACCCGTCCCGGACTGGGTGACGGGCACCGCGCAGACCGCCGCTTACACCCTGCAGCACGTGAACACACCGAGCGGTACCGGTAACCCCGGGCGCCTCTACCTGCTGGTGCTCCCGGCGAACCCGGCAGCCACCGTACAGAGCATCACCCTGCCCAACTACGGCACCACGCTGGTCCCTGGCACTTGCCCGAACGCGCTGCACGTGTTGGCCATCGGCGTCCGCCCGGCCGCCAGCGCCAACGCGCCCAGCAGCACCGACACCAGCGGTGCCAACCACCCGCTGGCCGAGATCGGCAACGTCGGCTTCAGCACCGACCACGGCAGCTCGGCGGCGACCGGCGGCTCCGCCCTGTTCGACGGCACTGGGGGCGCGCTGGCCACCAGCACCCCGGTCCTCGACACCAGCAAGAGCTACACGGTCTCCGCCTGGGTCAAGCCGACCAATCTGGCCGGCGGCTACACGCTCATCTCCCAGTCGGGCACCACGGCCTGCGCCTTCCAGCTCTACTACTCCTCCTGGGGGCATGCCTGGGCCTTTGGGGTCAACCCGAGCGACACCAACGGCGTGGCGACCACTGCCATCTACGGTCCCACCACCGGGGCCAACGCCCCGCAGGCCGGGGTCTGGGCCCATCTGGTCGGCGTCTACGACGCCACTGCAAAGACGATCCAGCTCTACGTCAACGGTGCCCCGGCCGCCAGCGCGCCGTACACCGGCACCGTCTGGAACGCCACCGCGGGGCTACAACTCGGCCGTCACCTCAGCGCGGGCAGTTACTCCGACTACGCCAGTGCCCTGATCAGTGACGTCCAGGTCTACCAGCGGGCGCTGACCGCGGCCGACGCGAACACCCTGGCCGGCTACGCGGCTCCTACCGCGCTCGCCACCCCGGCCGGCAGCTGGCCGCTGGCCGACTTCGGCCGCAGCTGGATCGGTGCCTGGGCCTCCGTGCCGACCAGCGGGACCACGACCTCCGGCTCGAACACCTTCGTCGGCCAGACGCTGCGGCAGACCGTGCACCCGAGCACGCTCGGCAGCGGTACCGACGCCAAGGTCCGGATCCGGCTCAACAACCGGTTCGACACCGCACCGGCGACCGTCACCGCAGCGACCGTCGCGTTGGCGGGTGCGGCCGGCCCCGCCGCCACCGGCACCACCGTGCCGCTGACCTTCGGGGGCCGTACCTCCGTTACCATCCTGCCCGGCGCGGAGGTCTTCAGCGATCCGGTGGCCGTCTCCGCCCTCGGCGGGAACGGCGATCTGTCCCTCAGCCTGTACTTCGCGAACGGCGTCACCGCGGCGCCGACCTCGCCGCAGGCGAACGTCGTCGGCTACCTGGCCGGCGGCGACCAGACCGCCAGCACCGGGACCGGTACCACCTGGACGCCGGGCCTGAACGGCTGGTACTTCGTCAGTGGCGTCGACGTCACCAGCACCGACACCA
It includes:
- a CDS encoding LamG-like jellyroll fold domain-containing protein; amino-acid sequence: MRRPNRAAISRRTSLSLVAAIAAFTVTVPVAAAAPAAGPASAPSAASAKQSQGTTPAGATSTPAPAPIAPDAGAASKKAKSTGKPVEVASLTTEASQVMAKPDGNYELQTYVHPVRVKQDGNWTPVDTTLVKHADGTIAPKAAASSAVFSGGGVAPAVTLSHGDQKLAMSWPTTLPTPVLSGSSATYPSVLPGVDLQLTATSEAYTEVLVVHDAKAAADPELKDLHLGVSGTNLTVHPTDDGSLSATDGQGQEVYRSSPAMMWDSTDEPKEGPKPTATDPGSGHLSKLDVSTSGSPGATAAPQPSEAAPAPTPSPSPAAAQTTDVKLAAPDAALKGPDVRYPLYIDPWFAPGPGASSTYWVSVSNKGYNTYNVSTQDARAGYCGWTGCNYDILRSYFNMNVSGIQARNGVKANLTSARFYLTQTHDGACSSQPTDLNESGWVDGNTSWPGPLGRQLDQQSSDAGGNSDCPKNSGDLNFDASSGVQDAINGNWSILTLGVHADNENDANQWKRFGNNPHLDIDYNYPPTPATNVSVSGEFACNGVNYVTNNTNFTVNAQAWDQNPNPLPLRYWFEVWNDSSKLSWNWNYAPVQTSSGAVGSWQSNYGTYPNGNYRVRATVENVPQSDPAPPVWANTGASGDNDGNYNGSIGNAALHGFTVLNETMPSPKVASYDFQTDQSGNPVWGLPQGTGGQFELSNNGNSNTAGYSYAIDSGGSVDGLTNGTCNYSSQRTAGGAVYGMIPDSGGSAALALPSGLSVGHHTLWVKSFDAAHNMSPSATAYEFFISPNYNVPQVKYEAEDSKSVTLATSAPKGVATAPTTSVQSWGPQVWSGGSQVMFLGSEPGDQYKMTFNTTLDADYALGLRLTKSTDYGMLQADLDGTVLGDTGTSPFNGYTSTCCSTAFLSLGGARLTPGPHTLTLTVTGTDPGTATSASHGRYWAGVDYISAIPINNAAYANFSSAMNNHGISDDANPGSANLDLSARNPSGDAGSTTGTGNSLSKQAMSSAGLGAGNSFTTSGINFTMPTPNGSGNDNVVAMGQTITLDPAQQVPANAVGLLVASVCGTAPTSSATLTYTAGPAPDKPITSPVPDWVTGTAQTAAYTLQHVNTPSGTGNPGRLYLLVLPANPAATVQSITLPNYGTTLVPGTCPNALHVLAIGVRPAASANAPSSTDTSGANHPLAEIGNVGFSTDHGSSAATGGSALFDGTGGALATSTPVLDTSKSYTVSAWVKPTNLAGGYTLISQSGTTACAFQLYYSSWGHAWAFGVNPSDTNGVATTAIYGPTTGANAPQAGVWAHLVGVYDATAKTIQLYVNGAPAASAPYTGTVWNATAGLQLGRHLSAGSYSDYASALISDVQVYQRALTAADANTLAGYAAPTALATPAGSWPLADFGRSWIGAWASVPTSGTTTSGSNTFVGQTLRQTVHPSTLGSGTDAKVRIRLNNRFDTAPATVTAATVALAGAAGPAATGTTVPLTFGGRTSVTILPGAEVFSDPVAVSALGGNGDLSLSLYFANGVTAAPTSPQANVVGYLAGGDQTASTGTGTTWTPGLNGWYFVSGVDVTSTDTTQGTVAVLGDQNALGSAAGVTSWADKLPTALSTAGVVSPGGIVNLSNKSTTASGVANSLGQRLHNWWRLSDGSGTTAADLTGNAPITFSGGTSWNADHPASTSGSVYVDGSTGAGATNNTPGVDTTKSFTVSVWAKPTAVGGAIVAQKDTNASGFMIWPDGSSSTWRFALNKSDDGGWNYDVAAGTTPVALNTWTHLTATYNANGGSMALYVNGQLAATGWHTATVPSNGSLLIGDYQYQGAPSAFFKGNIADVEVFREALPAGDVAVLAAGGGSDLQAGNLLNASALDEPNLRTVVLALGANDLAHGDTAATIEANLTSLVTDIKTGLKQYKGPDGTFQIHVIVTTVPSMGWAANDPREQARTALNSDLSNNKIGAVDGVEDVAKASAGAGSTDPNVINSAIANQFAADAQSYVISL